In Brevundimonas subvibrioides, a genomic segment contains:
- a CDS encoding DUF6702 family protein yields MAGAGFRIGRRGLLGGLMLACGLSVSPALAHRGHAGLTVVEIDAATGAVRVTHRFYAHDVEPALVSIAPDAQPSLDDPRAVADLEAHLAARFRLEIDGLAINLTHGETVLAGDTVRIGFAGTGEAEPAVHAVTVDLDFFPGVYDDMEQQVNVRTGGVTRTILFRPGSAAQTVRFEG; encoded by the coding sequence CTGGGCGGACTGATGCTCGCCTGCGGGCTCAGTGTCAGTCCCGCCCTGGCCCACCGAGGCCATGCCGGTCTGACGGTGGTGGAGATCGATGCCGCGACCGGTGCCGTGCGGGTAACCCACCGTTTCTACGCTCACGACGTCGAGCCTGCCCTGGTCTCCATCGCGCCCGATGCCCAGCCATCGCTGGATGATCCGCGCGCGGTCGCGGATCTGGAAGCCCATCTGGCGGCACGATTCCGGCTGGAGATCGACGGGCTGGCGATCAACCTCACCCATGGCGAAACCGTCCTGGCCGGCGACACGGTGCGGATCGGCTTTGCCGGCACGGGCGAGGCGGAACCGGCCGTCCATGCGGTCACGGTCGATCTCGATTTCTTTCCCGGCGTCTATGACGATATGGAGCAACAGGTGAACGTGCGCACCGGAGGGGTGACCCGCACGATCCTGTTCCGTCCCGGATCCGCAGCGCAAACGGTCCGCTTCGAGGGTTGA